From the Chthoniobacterales bacterium genome, one window contains:
- a CDS encoding glycosyltransferase has translation MSSPAPIRAVAKFFFEGDRKFFVKGVTYGPFRPDKEGHYLGPPDQLRRDLAQMRDVGLNVVRIYHVPPRWFLDSCAEAGMRVLVTLPWEKHIEFLRLKSSRQKISQMVSEGVSANRGHPALFGYLVGNEISSTMVRWLGVRRVTEFVEHLIRMGREVDPGVLFSYASYPPTEFLLPQNSDFSCFNVYLHNQDAFERYLLRLQNLSEDRPLILGEFGMDTIRHTQEEQAEMLGWHTESVVKCGLAGTIFFTWTDEWFTGGEEISDWAFGIVTRAREPKKSFFMLKEKLGQDNAALPHRPAPSYPFVSIIVCSYNGAKTLEACLESLGKIDYPNYEVILIDDGSTDNTREIAARFPDVRYVYQTNHGLSHARNHGAALAKGEIFAYTDSDCMADPDWLFYLLSTLLHGDYAGVGGPNVSPPAQNWVQACVAAAPGGPSHVLLTDTVAEHIPGCNMAWYRWAFENIGGFDPEYHKAGDDVDFCWRVQQAGHAIAFSPTAVVWHHRRFTLKAFRKQQEGYGEAESMLRFKHLIFFGPTGTAKWRGQIYGTPRFSWFINRPIIYHGIFGEGFFQSIYPTPQSEIAAYLSSIEWFALTLFLFGLGIFLPDLRIVPYLMFGGTLCVAISYMLRARIEPRFDTIPARLLVTFLAFAQPLVRGWSRYFTWLHFKRTPRAVISTHEQFPAGTKFAGGLRDRCYWSEEGKDRHHLLGSIFGLLDEEGWRYSTDTGWNEWDIQVYGNFWWSIVLRTVTEYHGGPKCLTRAGLHYRFVTTTVIINLVALSLLAYRQLHAGHFTPWLWFVYGCFVLFLLQRARGLKLRVAELVDLAAYRAGLQRIPRKAKPVEVPSVKTAPVVQAAPPL, from the coding sequence GTGAGTTCACCGGCTCCGATCCGCGCGGTCGCGAAATTCTTCTTCGAAGGCGATCGCAAGTTCTTCGTCAAGGGCGTCACCTACGGCCCTTTTCGACCGGACAAGGAAGGCCATTACCTCGGCCCGCCCGACCAGCTCCGGCGCGATCTCGCCCAGATGCGCGACGTCGGGCTCAACGTCGTCCGCATTTATCACGTGCCGCCCCGCTGGTTCCTGGATTCCTGCGCCGAGGCTGGGATGCGCGTTCTCGTCACGTTGCCCTGGGAAAAGCACATCGAGTTTCTCCGCCTGAAATCCTCCCGCCAGAAAATATCGCAAATGGTCAGCGAAGGTGTCTCCGCGAATCGCGGTCATCCCGCCCTCTTCGGCTATCTGGTCGGCAACGAAATCTCGAGCACGATGGTCCGCTGGCTCGGCGTCCGGAGAGTCACCGAATTCGTCGAGCACCTCATCCGGATGGGGCGCGAAGTCGATCCCGGCGTTCTCTTTTCCTACGCCAGTTATCCGCCCACGGAGTTTCTTCTCCCGCAAAACAGCGACTTCTCCTGTTTCAACGTTTACCTGCACAACCAGGACGCGTTTGAGCGCTACCTGCTTCGGCTGCAAAACCTTTCCGAGGACCGCCCGCTCATCCTGGGCGAGTTCGGGATGGATACGATCCGCCACACCCAGGAGGAGCAGGCCGAGATGCTCGGGTGGCATACCGAGAGCGTCGTCAAATGCGGGCTCGCCGGCACGATCTTCTTTACCTGGACCGACGAATGGTTCACCGGCGGCGAGGAGATCAGCGATTGGGCTTTCGGCATCGTCACCCGGGCGCGAGAGCCGAAGAAATCGTTCTTCATGCTCAAGGAGAAACTCGGCCAGGACAACGCCGCCCTGCCGCACCGTCCGGCGCCCTCGTACCCGTTCGTCTCGATCATCGTCTGCTCCTACAACGGGGCCAAGACCCTGGAGGCATGCCTGGAGTCGTTAGGCAAGATTGATTACCCCAATTATGAGGTCATCCTGATTGACGATGGCTCGACCGATAATACCCGGGAAATTGCGGCCCGCTTCCCGGACGTTCGTTATGTCTATCAAACCAATCACGGCCTGAGCCATGCCCGGAACCACGGCGCCGCCCTCGCGAAAGGCGAAATCTTCGCCTACACCGACTCCGATTGCATGGCCGATCCGGACTGGCTCTTTTACCTCCTCAGCACGCTCCTGCACGGCGATTACGCCGGGGTGGGGGGACCGAACGTTTCGCCGCCAGCCCAGAACTGGGTCCAGGCCTGCGTCGCCGCCGCGCCCGGCGGCCCCAGCCACGTCCTTCTCACGGACACCGTCGCGGAACATATCCCCGGCTGTAACATGGCCTGGTATCGCTGGGCTTTCGAAAATATCGGCGGCTTCGATCCCGAGTATCACAAGGCCGGGGACGACGTCGATTTTTGCTGGCGCGTCCAGCAGGCTGGGCACGCCATTGCGTTCAGTCCGACGGCGGTCGTCTGGCATCATCGCCGGTTTACCTTAAAGGCGTTTCGCAAACAGCAGGAAGGTTACGGCGAAGCCGAATCGATGCTCCGGTTCAAGCACCTGATCTTCTTCGGCCCCACCGGCACCGCGAAATGGCGCGGGCAAATCTACGGCACGCCGCGGTTCAGCTGGTTCATTAACCGGCCCATCATTTATCACGGGATCTTCGGCGAAGGCTTCTTCCAGTCGATCTATCCCACGCCGCAATCGGAAATCGCCGCCTACCTCAGCAGTATCGAATGGTTCGCGCTCACCCTTTTCCTGTTCGGGCTCGGAATCTTTCTGCCGGACCTGCGGATCGTTCCCTACCTGATGTTTGGCGGGACGCTCTGCGTCGCGATCTCCTATATGCTCCGGGCCCGGATCGAGCCGCGGTTTGACACCATCCCGGCGCGGCTCCTGGTCACCTTTCTCGCTTTCGCCCAGCCGCTCGTCCGGGGGTGGTCGCGTTATTTCACCTGGCTCCATTTCAAGCGCACCCCGCGCGCCGTCATCAGCACCCACGAACAATTCCCGGCCGGAACGAAGTTCGCCGGCGGGCTGCGCGACCGCTGCTATTGGAGCGAGGAAGGCAAGGACCGCCATCATCTGCTCGGCTCCATCTTTGGCCTGCTCGATGAGGAAGGGTGGCGCTATTCCACCGACACCGGCTGGAACGAATGGGACATCCAGGTCTATGGCAATTTCTGGTGGAGCATCGTCCTCCGGACCGTGACCGAATATCACGGCGGCCCGAAATGCCTCACCCGCGCCGGGCTCCACTACCGGTTTGTCACCACCACGGTCATCATCAACCTCGTCGCGCTCTCGCTCCTGGCCTATCGGCAATTGCACGCCGGACATTTCACTCCCTGGCTCTGGTTCGTTTACGGCTGCTTCGTCCTCTTTCTCCTCCAGCGCGCCCGCGGCCTGAAATTGCGGGTGGCGGAGCTCGTCGATCTGGCCGCCTATCGCGCCGGCCTCCAGCGCATCCCTCGCAAGGCGAAGCCGGTTGAAGTTCCTTCCGTCAAGACAGCTCCGGTCGTCCAGGCTGCGCCGCCGCTCTAA